One Arthrobacter sp. Marseille-P9274 genomic region harbors:
- a CDS encoding alkene reductase: MADLFDPLVLGDLTLPNRVIMSPLTRCRTGVDRVPNDLMAEYYAQRAGAGLIISEATVVSEQGIGYPNTPGIWNSAQVDGWTQVTEAVHAAGGRIFLQLWHVGRVSDPVYFDGELPVAPSAIRPAGRVRQVRPHREYVTPRPLTTDEIPGIVEDFRRGAENARRAGFDGVEIHAANGYLIDQFLQDSTNQRTDRYGGSLENRARFLMEITDAVTSVWEPGRVGVHLRPRGEEHDMGDSDAQALFGYVAEQLGSRNIAFLFIREIEAADSQLTRMKKLFGGAVIANEEMDYADAQRLLMSGSADAVGFGRLYIANPDLAERLALGADLNPPIPQTFYAEGALGYTDYPALVSR; encoded by the coding sequence TTGGCAGACCTGTTCGATCCCCTGGTTCTTGGAGACTTGACGCTGCCGAACCGCGTGATTATGTCTCCTCTGACTCGCTGCAGGACGGGGGTCGACCGCGTGCCCAATGACCTTATGGCGGAGTACTACGCGCAGCGGGCTGGCGCCGGGCTGATCATCAGTGAGGCGACTGTCGTGAGCGAGCAAGGCATTGGCTACCCAAATACGCCGGGAATCTGGAACAGTGCGCAAGTGGACGGGTGGACCCAGGTGACGGAAGCTGTCCATGCCGCCGGCGGGCGGATTTTCCTTCAACTGTGGCATGTCGGACGGGTCTCGGATCCGGTGTACTTTGACGGTGAATTGCCCGTAGCACCGAGTGCGATCAGACCTGCCGGCCGGGTGCGGCAGGTACGGCCCCACCGTGAATATGTCACGCCGCGCCCATTGACGACGGATGAGATCCCGGGCATTGTCGAGGATTTCCGCCGTGGAGCCGAGAACGCGAGGCGGGCTGGATTCGACGGTGTGGAAATCCATGCAGCGAACGGCTACCTCATCGATCAGTTCCTTCAGGACTCCACCAACCAGCGCACGGACCGCTACGGCGGCAGCCTGGAAAACCGCGCCCGTTTCCTGATGGAAATCACCGACGCCGTCACATCGGTGTGGGAACCGGGCCGGGTCGGGGTCCATCTGCGACCCCGCGGCGAGGAACACGATATGGGCGACAGCGATGCGCAGGCGCTTTTTGGCTATGTCGCCGAGCAATTGGGCAGCCGCAACATTGCTTTCCTGTTCATCCGCGAAATCGAGGCCGCGGACAGCCAGCTGACAAGGATGAAGAAACTGTTCGGCGGAGCGGTCATCGCCAATGAAGAAATGGACTATGCCGACGCGCAGCGCCTCCTCATGTCGGGTTCTGCGGATGCCGTGGGCTTCGGCCGGCTCTACATTGCCAATCCGGACCTGGCAGAAAGACTGGCCCTCGGAGCCGACCTCAACCCGCCCATCCCGCAAACCTTCTATGCGGAGGGCGCCCTTGGTTACACCGACTATCCTGCCCTCGTTTCCAGATAG